In the genome of Deinococcus deserti VCD115, one region contains:
- a CDS encoding ABC transporter permease — protein sequence MGTYVVRRLLTTIPLLLVITAIIFTMLQFTPGDPMDAYIPPDQVISVQQREIIRTELGLDQPKPVQYLRWLGKAAQGDLGYRIKNGEPVTSEIARRLPPTLMLMGLGMTLGVALGVFFGVLAAVKRYTALDNGLTFLAFLGISTPAFLAGLIGMYVFALKLQWFPAGGYQTPGDGSVLDTLSHLILPASILSVTYIAVLMRYTRSSVLDVVFQDYVRTASAKGVPHTRVISKHVLRNALIPVVTVIGANVANLIGGAVFLESIFSWPGTGQLYLDAIDSRDYPMIMGTTLVLATVILLANLITDVLYGAIDPRIRYS from the coding sequence ATGGGCACCTACGTTGTTCGGCGGCTGCTGACCACCATCCCGCTGCTGCTGGTGATCACCGCCATCATTTTCACGATGCTTCAATTCACGCCCGGCGATCCGATGGATGCGTACATCCCTCCGGATCAGGTCATCAGCGTCCAGCAACGCGAAATTATCCGCACCGAACTTGGACTCGATCAGCCGAAACCCGTCCAGTACCTCCGCTGGCTCGGCAAAGCTGCTCAGGGAGACCTCGGGTACCGCATCAAGAACGGTGAACCGGTCACATCAGAGATCGCCCGTCGCCTGCCTCCCACCCTGATGCTGATGGGCCTGGGTATGACCCTCGGCGTCGCCCTCGGGGTGTTCTTCGGGGTTCTGGCTGCCGTGAAACGCTACACCGCGCTGGACAACGGCCTGACATTCCTCGCATTCCTGGGCATCTCTACCCCCGCCTTTCTGGCCGGGTTGATCGGCATGTACGTCTTCGCCCTCAAGCTCCAGTGGTTCCCCGCCGGCGGGTACCAGACGCCCGGTGACGGCAGCGTCCTGGACACCCTCAGTCACCTGATTCTGCCGGCCTCGATCCTCTCTGTCACGTACATCGCGGTCCTGATGCGTTACACACGCTCCAGCGTTCTGGACGTGGTGTTCCAGGATTACGTTCGGACGGCCAGCGCGAAGGGCGTTCCGCACACCAGGGTCATCAGCAAACACGTACTGCGCAACGCGTTGATTCCGGTCGTGACGGTCATCGGCGCGAATGTCGCCAACCTGATCGGCGGCGCAGTGTTCCTCGAGAGCATCTTCTCCTGGCCAGGCACCGGGCAGCTGTACCTGGACGCGATCGACTCCCGGGACTATCCCATGATCATGGGCACCACCCTGGTACTGGCCACCGTGATTCTCCTCGCCAACCTCATCACGGACGTGCTGTACGGAGCGATCGACCCGCGCATCCGGTACAGCTAA